In Gossypium arboreum isolate Shixiya-1 chromosome 3, ASM2569848v2, whole genome shotgun sequence, the sequence gattgtaagtccgttctagcctcgttttaatgatttttacgttttggagtccctagctcgattaagcttatgctagcaataattcaacctagggttcatatttggaaaaatacccataggtgaaatttgtgtattttggtgttttatgatagaatatgaggttttaaattatgttaaacaacttgtactactcggttttaagcgaaaacgagcaaaagggcttaatcggtaaaaatacctaatagtcataagtacatgttagagtgagaatttgatgttgtcatagaagggaaaaatgatcagcatgtcataaaacataagaaaataggctgaagtttaatttacgagctttggggcaaaagtgtaaatatgtgaagtttagggcaaaattgtaattttgccaaaatatgagtttgggtcaatttgaataatgtgagtcctaattagactatattttaaatgatagagcaaggaaaactaaaattcgggctaaaatggggaaaataccaagttgtggacgaaatggtaaaagtagccattttcgcatacgaggtaagttcatgtgtaaataatgtagtataattgttatttttaagttattgatgttaattatatgatatgctgatttttatcatgaaatatatgctttgtggttattttcgaataaaatgcaaattatgtgaattatttgttaaatataaagtgctaccgagtattggtttcggtattttacggaagatggcatggagatgtgttcgaggaaaatcccgtttgaaccttaggaatagattaggatacaagtgacatgtcactaggatatttgggcatccgaactcgttgagttgagtccgagttcacttatggatgcgaatgtccgaactcgttgagttgagtccgagttcgagttcgagagatgtaactaggcatccaagctcgttgagttgagtctgagttcacttatggatgcgaacgcccgagctcgttgagttgagtccgagtttacttatgggcgggttacatggtagcttgggtacatatgtggcacttatgtgcaaactttccatgtatccgaattatattccgatgtgttcaacgggtaaaattctactcaaatggaggaatactcgagatgaaagggacgtattggtaagttttgtgaaatgaatactttgaacaggtatgtacttaaccctcgggttgaaaactcgatataacaacaatatggtaagatgataaatgaaaatgtgatatgaatgtctcggtgatgattatgcaaatgatgttttatgtttgcttatatagttgtgttacttgctattcgcatgtgagcttactaagcatttatgcttacttcctccttttcattccttgtagtgttgacaagccagctcggaaatcgggaacgatcggaggcatgctcacactatccgtataccatcttggcataatggcttgcatattttgagtatggcatgtatagcattataatcattttgtatatatggtcttatgatatggttattgagtggtatggaaatgcttgttaatgattagccattggaatggctaatcatgatcatatttggtattttgtatgctaaattgctagctaattcatggaaaccatgaaataggtaaaatttaccataaaatagattcagacagcagcagtgacgtgagtttgaaaaatcattaaaaatagtagagttacaattagatgatgaataaatatggaattgaagaattatgagtctattttcatatggatggaacaaaacaggtatatgagttatattttgtgagatgtttaaatttttgtgaaacagggccagagcgatttctggatcccctgttctgactttggaaattcaccataaattgttaaaagataattagaagtcatgatttatatgtacagattccttattgagcctagttttattagaaacaaacggcatagtcattgaaactctgtacagggagatatctgatttgtaatacacagaggtcacaGCAGtagaaccctgaaacaagggagactttaactaataaactgtactaatttgcttgaccaaaaattctagaaaaaaattagtaaatatatatatgagtttaatttcagggaaaatttacggaattggatttagagttttggaactcgagatatgaatttttaagcgactgtgatgcagattgctagcttgactgaaaattttaaaaataaattgtttgagctgcttaagtaatgaattaagtctgttaacacctcgtgttcgactccggctaCAGTCTCGAGTATGGGGCGTTACACGCTTTCTGTCCACGTAGGCAAAGCGCTTCCTTGAGGAAGCGTTTTCCCCGTGTTTGAACAGTAGCAACGGCTACTTTTTTTACTGTTGGTAACCCCCCCAACGGtccaaaaaaaactataaaacccCCCACCCCTTTCATTGTTTTCACACTTAAATCCTTTCAATATTCAATTTTTCAATAGTCTCTCAAATTTCTCTCAGATCTATCAAATTTCTCTTAAATCCCTCTCAAAACTCtcattaattttttcaaaaaagctttaattttattttttctaaatttattttttaaaataaaaaaatttgatagTGTTAGCAATGGCCGAAGAATTAATTCGCTTCGATGATAAACACATATCCGTCAAACAAATGCAAATGGTAAGTgttaaatttaatagttaaatattatttaagatttctgtcatttatgcaaatttaaataatttttattttattatttcttataaAAGTCTGTAGATCGGATATTGCAATGCTATATCCGTAACATGACTGGTCCTCCATCACCGTTGATAGAGGATTACCTACGGGAAGCGGGTTTTTGACACGTGGCGATGATAGGTcgggggtgcaagttggacccaAAACTTATTAGTGCGTTGATAGAAAGGTGGAGACCCAAGACGCACACATTTCATCTTCCATGTGGAGAGTGCACTATCACTTTGGAAAACGTGCATTTGCAATTAGGATTGCTGGTGGACGGGGACACAGTCACTAGGTCTGTTCATTCTGCTGATTGGGGAGCGGTATGCTACGAGCTTTTGGGTGCTATTCCGGATAATATTAACGGAGGTCGGATCGAGATGGGCTGGTTACGAGGCACATTTCCGGAGCTGGATGATGATTCTACCGAACTAGAAAAAATTCGATATGCTCGAGCATACATTCTTCAGATAattggaggttatctgatgcCGGACTTGTTACGAAACCTTGTACATCTGAGATGGCTGCTAaaactcgttgattttagagcaGCTGGTGAATTTAGTTGGGGGTCTGCCGTGTTGGCAACACTGTACCGGGAGATGTGCGGGGCTACGCGACCGAATAAAGCGAAAATCggaggttgcctatcactactgcAATCATACGTACGGTTTtgctttccatttttacgtcctcgagtggaccacccatatacattcccactcataacgaggtaaattttatattagattttacaattattacgtagatttaaaatataatcgtatgctaaaaatttatttaattaggtggaaccattcggCAAGTTATGCTCGATTACCTACCTGTCTCgaagatatacggcttctattagaGTAACGGTCAGAAGCACAAGtaagtattaaaaatatatatatacatacataataaaatagtggattcgtatttagtatttggtattttttatttaactaatatttccatcatttttatatagtttcaatggacaccatacgaggatctGGCAATTTGGGCAGTAATTCCGGATGAATACTTGCAAAATCCGAACGCTTGGCACGTGAAGGTCCCATTGGTCAACTTTGCTATTGTGGAGATGCACCAATCAGACAGAGTATTACGGTAATTTGGATTCCGATAACCGATTCCTGTGGCACCTGAGGTGTTGGATGATCATCACAAAATCGACTTACAACAATTGCATACGGATTGGCCGAGATTCTGGTCACACTATATCCAAATATGGGAAGATCGGTATGATTATATACCTACTCGGGAATCGATCATCATTCCAAAGTTGGCGTGCGTGCCGgaatacatgccatggtttaggatccatggtAAGTCATATTTACTGTCAGAAGAGGAGAGGCAGCTGCAATTGCGTGTCCAAAGGGAAGGACGTGGCCCTTTAAATCCTAGAAGAAGGATGACAATAGCAGCCCATCAACAGCGCCACACAATCACCCGGCCCGATGAATAGACCTACACGGTCACCAGCCCAACAGTTCAACCGTCGACACCCACAGCACAGCCTCTTCAGATGATGCCAAGTACGTATCCTAGGCCTTTTAtgtatcctagcccttatatgtttcctttttctAGTCCTATGGTAGGTTGGAATGCATGGCCCGGTTCATCTCCATTTCTGATTACTCTGAGTGGACCGCTGATCTATAGGCAGCCGTCACACGAGGGATCGTAGGAGGGGCCGTCGGGGAGCTCTTCTTTTTACCAATCCCCATCACCTTATAGGTTTCAAACACCTCCGCCATTAATGATGCAAACACCTCCACAGTCACTATTCTATCAAGGCGGGTCATCCTCCCAACACCCACAACCAGAATCCTCGCCGGAAAAAGCACAACCCCCGCCGGAAGCTAGACAAAAGAGGAATCCAACGCGTAACCATCGACGACCTCCATGTGGCACTGAATCCGACCGGCACGgacattgatttttattttaatatatttgtgcaaacattttgaatctttttatattatttcatataattagataaaaggttattttaaataaagtaattgtaatttacttttatatttttaataaaatggaaattattttaaataagacaacattttgaatcttttatattatttcatgtaattagataaaaggttgttttaaataaagtaattataatttacttttatatttttaataaaatggaaattattttaaataaggcaacattttgaatattttatattatttcatgtaattagataaaaggttgttttaaataaagtaattgtaatttacttttatatttttaataaaatggaaattattttaaataaggcaacattttgaatattttatattatttcatgtaattagataaaaggttgttttaaataaagtaattgtaatttacttttatatttttagtaaaatagaaattgttttaaacaaggcaacattttgaatattttatattatttcatgtgataatataaaaggttgttttaaataaagtaattataatttacttttatatttttaataaaatgaaaattattttaaataaagcaatattttgaatatttttatattatttcatgtaataaaatataaataatacaacatatTGACAATTACAACAACTATCAACTATTGTGATTTGGACATGATCTACTTGTATGgcctgggttcctacaccatccaCATAACTTCTGTTGATTGGTTGTTTCTCGGATATCTATATTGTTGCGTATTCTAAACGAGCAAGGTCGACCATTTGGTTTACGCCGCAACTCTCTATCCGGTAACAGCTTAAACGGAGCAAGCGATACAGAGGGCCACTTACGCTCATCTGGGACCAGTGGGAATATGTGTCTCCACATGTTGTACATGTATTCCAATTTGTACACGTCGTCGACATAGCTCATGGGATCCAGACGAAGATTTTGACAAGCTGCAATTACATGAGTGCATGGATAACGAAGTGCGTCAAACCTCCTACAATCGCAAGTCCTATTTCTTaagtgtacacgatattgcccGCTAGTAATACCTTGGTGCGATTTGTCAAACTCTGTCACACGAAACCATAAGTTGTCTCAATCGTGACACACTGTGTGCATGGTGTTCGCCCGTGCCTTCGCCTTGTTAATTTTTTGTAATACCTTTGCGCACCATACATGGCCTCCCTGCATTTGGCCTGCATAACTCGCTGCTCGTTTCGAAAATAGTGCCGCTAAACGAAAATATGTCTCTCGCACAACTGATGTTATCGGTAAATGACATGTTCCTTTCAGAACAGAATTTATACATTCGGCCAGGTTTAAGGTCATGTGACCATATTGTAAACCGCCgtcgtatgcttgtgtccactgtTCGAAAGGTATATTACATAGGTAGTCATGGCCCTCTTTGTTAACTGAATGGAAAACTGCCAACATCTAATGAAAACGGTCCTTACTTATCTCATACcctgccaatataagttgatagcgaaaattacataccacttttccatttaaaataaattcaatatttcaaacaaaattatattaatagagataAAGTTAAATACCCATGTTGGCCACTTGCCGTCGTTCATATTTAGATGGATATTGCCTGTAGTAGTTGGAAGCAATGTGCCTTAGGCAATACCGATGGTGTGTGCGATGCCATAAGCTTCCCTGTCGCTCAATTGCAGCTAGTATCCGGTGCCTCGATCCGATATAATGCATATACCAGGTTGGGGGCAAACATGCAtccttaacctagaaagaaagaaatctcaATCATCAATTGACTCCCCTGGTGTTATTGCAAATGCAATTGGAAAGATTCTTCCACTACCATCCTGTGCGACTGCTAGCAATagccgatgggtatatctactgtgcataaaggtaccgtcaatttgtaccaatggcttacAATATGCAAATGCGTCTCGGCATTGCTTAAAGCTCCAGAAGAGGCGCTTAAATACTTGGCATCCACGGAGTAATTGGTCGTTGTAATATGCAGGTTCTGTTTGAAGGTCTGTTATGCAACCTAGGATGTATCTCTCTAGCACTTGACACCACTGCCATATTTCATTATATGAAGCGTCCCACCCACTATGCATCTTCTCCAAAGCCTTttgcttagctatccaagccttgcgGTAAGAGGGCGTGTACCCTATTTGGTTAtgaatattggcaattaagactGGCACTGAAGTCCTAGGATCTGCTTTCACCGTGAGTAGTATTAAGCTAGCTAACATAGctgaatccatcttgggatgatcttgtgaaatACCTGTCAACGAAGTACGTTAAAGAATGTAACATTACATAATAACAGTATTATTCAAAAACCTTAAATACTGTACCTGCAGCATATGTATGTGGACCTTTATACTTTTTTATCTCCCAAAACCCTGTCTTTTTCCTCAACGAggcgtaaattttccatgaacaaCTTCCGTCTTGCACTGTACACTTCGCCTTAAACTTATCGGATTTAGATTTAACCACGTGGTAGTTAACACTGTTAttgatgctatgttgtttcaatgcaccaagaaaactatccttaTTGGAAAACTCTTTACCAACTTCAAATTCACTCGAATCCAATAACGAACTTGTATGATCACGCGTTCTgtgtggtagatctggaaactccaaTGCATCATCTGCAGATAGATcaacattatgcatgtgggctggaGGCGAGTATGCCCTGAATCGTGGATTTTCTTCTTCATCTGAACCCCTTTCAACATCTTCAGGTTCAGTTGGAATAGGTTCCGGTTCAGAAAATAATCCAACTTCTGTACCATTGCGGCCGGGCTCTCgaggtggatccacatcggaCCCATCATCTAACACACCATCATCTGTGACGTATGAAGTCCTCTCACCAGTGGACGTCATggggagtacatcatcccttcttcTGGGCGTTTCATAACGTCCTCAATTGGATGTAGATTGCCTAGCACTATAAGTTGATGTCGTTCCCCAGTACGTATTTCCAGCATCAAACATCGACCCACCTAAgtgcatgtcccatccactaacAGAGTGTCGTGCAGGGGTTGTGTATTCCATACCGCTACAAAAAACGGCAGTTCCTGTAACCCACTAACGGAGTGTCGGGcaggggtcgtgtattcctctcgaaCAGCAGCCGCAAATGTATCATTTGGCGAtgcaaattgtacatataactcaatatatggTGTTCCACTAGCAAGATGAGTTTGCACCATTGCCTCCAAGCTACCAGCACATTTGATGTCGAACGAGTCATATGTTACTGGATCAatagaagcacaaaatcgataccTAATAGATAACACTTTCATTGGCGTCGTTCCGAATATTTTACGCTTAATCATTTTacgaagttctgtcaaatctatgttctggttaaaaaccagtcGTATTGTATTCTCCGAAAAAAAACAACAACGTTCTCGGTGTGACGaacctcaccatcatagtaaataacagcacTAATGCGTTCACTCATCTTTAATTTTTATCCTTattagcctttttttttttgctgtaaGTTATACAACCTGAGAAcaaaatttggctcatttatagcTCAAGTTATTTCAGAAaccactgtagcaaaagagcgtccacgtgggagcttctttcagtacttttgctgaaaatgcatcctgcttgaagcgtttttgacactatttatgcagacacgtcttctcaaaattattttttcagaaaccactgtagcaaaagagcatccacgtggGAGCTTCTTCCAGTAATTTTGCTGAAAATGCATTCTGCTTGAAGTGTCTTTACCACTATTTGCGCAGACACatcttcttaaaattattttttcagagactactgtagcaaaagagcatccacgtggAAGTTtctttcagtacttttgctgacaATGCTAgtagcaaaagagcatccacgtggAAGTTtctttcagtacttttgctgacaATGCATCCTGATTGAAGCGCTTTTTACACTATTTGCACAgacacgtcttctcaaaattattttttcagatactactgtagcaaaagagcgtccacgtgggagcttctttcagtacttttgctgacaatgcatcctgtttgaagcatttttgacactatttgtgcagacacgtcttctcaaatttattttttcagagactactgtagcaaaagagcgtccacgtagaAGCTTTTTTagattaacaaataatttaattaagttaccctaaaccccaaaccctaatttatttgatttttattcttaaataccctaaaaccctaaaccctaaaatcctaatctaatttttttaatttataattaatttactcaagtaaccctaaaccctaatttatttgattttttccttaaaaccataaacactaaaccataatctattttttaaaattagtaattaatttaattaacaaacattaaaccttaatttatttaatttttttccttaaaaccctaaaatttaaaaactcaaaatttccAAAACCCTAACCTTAATTGCAGGAAATACTAATAAAAACACAGGCAAAGCGCTTCCTTGAGGAAGCGTTTTCCTGCTTTTTCCCTTGACAATGCGTTGACGTGGACGCGTTTTGTAAAAACTGGCCCATTCCGGTAAATAATTTCTGGCCTGGCCTATTtcggtaaatttaaaaaaaaagggggctTTTATTGGTAACTTGCCCTAAACTGAGTATGGTGccccaaaaatatttttttaacctTTTCGGCATAATTGtactaattattatttattatatttcattttcgAGGTAACTAGGCTTGAGTATGGTGgtgatattttttaattttttaaggatagttgtaaaattattatttattatatttcattttcgAAGCATTTGGGCAGAGGATTGTtgtgtaaaatatattttttaaatttttgagataactgtaaaatttattatttattatatttcatttcGGAGAACTTGGGTTTGAGTATGTTGttgcaaaataaatttttatatattctaagataactgtaaaaaaattatttttaatatttcattaTTGAGGCACTTGGACTTGAGTATAGTgtccaatttttttaaatttttttcgagataactataaaattattttattatattttattttcggaCACTTTAACTTGAATATAGTGCCCAAAATTTTTAGGATAactgtaaaattattatttattgtatttcaTTTTGGGCACTTGAGTTTGAGTATGACActataaaagaaattttaattttaggagataactataaaattattttcaggGCAGTTATACTTTAGTATGGTTTccacaaaatattttttaattttatgagataagtgcaaaaatattatttattatatttcattttcgAGGCATTATAGTggtgtaaaaatatttttaaaattttcgagataattataaaaattattatttaatatattttatttttagggcACTTGTGTTTGAGTATAGCAcgtcaaaataattttttaattttccggaataattataaaattattatttattatatttcattttgGAGCACTTGGATTTTAGTATAGTGtccaatttttttgaaaattttcaggataactgttaaaattattatttattttatttcacttttGGAGCACTTGAGCTTTGAGTATGATGCTgcaatttttttaaaacatttcgagataattgtaaaatttgttatttattatattttattttaggcGCTTAAACTTGAGTATTGTggtgtaaaaatatttttaaatatttttaaaataattgtaaaatattttttattatattttattaagaaTAATTTTAAATTGTCTGGAATAACTGTTATTACTATTATTGCCATCTTTCCATCATAAGGTGTAATTGTTTGTTTTAATGCAATTGTTGTTACTGGCAATTTGAGCAAGTGGATTTTAGGACAATGATCGTTGCTTTGTCGCTTTCTTCATCATCTATCATCTTAATTTTAACTAAAACTTTGTATTAATTtcattaattatcatttaattttaaGGCAttgtttaattactaaattaactatAATTAAAAATTTGTTGATCGAGTCTTAGTTCGATTAGTATTAGTATTGCTGTCAGTGCAGGAGGACGTGGGTTTGAGTGCGTTGAAGtgcattattctcctatttaagaGTTAGGAATGGACTATGAGTAACTTTAAGCATTGTATAAAAAATATCAGATATTATAaaaacctataataaaattaatgtttaaaaaaaacaaataaataaaattgtttaAAGATTATAAATCAATCCAACAGTTGGTTTTAAAGGTTGGTTCAATTCTTGTACACGGACCTGAACTTGAAACAGTGAAATGGGTTATTCGAGCGGATTGGATCAAGCTAGACCCAAGTTTGGACTTCAAATTTTTTTCAGAATTGGATCTCTACTCGACTTGACCATGAACAATTCTAATTACCATAACTATTATCAAATTTgatgcaaataataaacaaaattgaaaattaaaacatattttcaCATTAATTTCACAGGTTAATACATTATTTTAGAGCTTGAACTTGACAATTATTCTTATTATAGGACTTAAAActtttttttgtccaaattagtTCTTAAATTTAGCAATTGTTCTCACGTTAGGGCATGAATTAATCAATTATTCCCGCATTGAGACATAAACTATTTTTTCAAATTGGTCCAATccacaatatttttaaaaagaaaattcaaactGTAAAATAAGAACAATTATCCAATTTAAGGATTACTTGGACAAAAAGATGTTCAAATATCAATGTGAGGAGGATGGCCTAATGCAAGCCTCGTAGACAAAGAGTGAATTAACCCTAATTTTATGAAAAGGGTAAATTCAGATAAGGTTtttaaactattaataaatttatattttagtcacttactttcaaaagttacaaaataattactaaattatttaaaattttttatttaaatccaACTAGCATGTTCGAAACGAGAATTCGACAATCAGTATGTGGAAAAATATACCTTAAATTCAAATTAATCTTATAATTAATATGAATGATCAAAGGAAAAACTGTTTTGAGTTTTAGTTTATAGATTTGTCCCTTTCAAAGTTTTAACAGTGAGCTTGTGTAATGTTTACCTTCATTAAAATTACCATATCCGACCTATTTACGGTAACTAAAACCCCAAAACAGGAAGGTGATAGAGACCGGCGGTGGCGGCTACACCGTCCACGTCATCATTCAACCCCACAACACGACGACTCAGTGGGTCCCTGTCGGCAGCCAGCAAAACACGCCAAACAAGCACCCACCAACGTTGTAACCGAGACCTACTACACCAGTCACCATTCTTTTTTTAACCCCAAACCCAGATCCACCGCCTCCCTTTATAAACCCTCACATTCCCTTTACCcttttctctccctctctttcTTTTCGATCGAAAAGAAAAAAACACCCAGAGTCTCAGATCACCCTGTTCTTTAAATCAAGATGCAGTCAACCAACGGTTCTGATCTGAGCTCAAAGCACCAAAAACAGCAGCCCCCACCGCCGCCGCAGCCACAGCAGCCTCAATGGATGCCGAACCAGTGGATGGGAGCTATGCAATACCCGGCTGCTGCTATGGCAATGATGCAACAACAACAGATGATGATGATGTATCCTCCTCATCATTACATGGCTTATAATAACCCTCATTTTCATTATCAACAACAGTATCAACAACAACAGTTGCATAAACAACAACAAGGATCTAATTCAGATGAGGTTAAAACGATCTGGGTTGGTGACCTTCTTCATTGGATGGATGAAACTTATCTTCATAGTTTCTTCTCTCAATCTGGCGAGGTAAAAACAAAAAACCCATTACTGTAATAGCTTGAAGTGATAGATTTAAGCGTTCTTATTGGTTTTTTCAATTTGTTGTAGTTTTTAGCTACGGGGTTTTAGATGATGAAATCAAATCTTGCTTGAAAATGAACTAATTCTTTGAGAAATTGAGACCCTTTTGTTCAATATACAAGATCTTTTGATGAAGACTTGAAATTGAATACTCTTTGTTTTGGATTCTGGATTTAGTGTAGAAGTCATGGTTTCTTGGTAGATTAGCCGATTGTTGCTCATTATACTTTTTGGGTAATAGTACCATGTTAAATTGTATTTTGCCCTTTTACTAAAGAAATGGCAAATTATAAATTAGTCCTTGTATCTTAGGTCATAGAGTAAACCGGTCTTTTCTCTTagaaatttcatcaatttttttCTGTTAAAACCTAGGGTAACTGACTTGTAGCATGCCACGTGTAACTCATGTTGACTACAGCgaccaatttttaacaataaaaatcgATGAAAGTTTTAACGGGACTAGTTTGCTCTTTGGTCAAGTGTACAAGGAGTAATTCACCCATTTTTTTGAGAAGAGGGGACATGCAATCTGACTTATAGTGTAAGAGCCTCCATGGCACTTTTACCTATATTTTGCagtactttttttaaaaaaattatttgattaTGCAGATAATAATTACTTGTGAGTTTTAAGTAAATAGGTTGTTCTTGTCATCATCGTTTGTTTAACATTTGGTATTTGAAAACCTAGGTTTCGTCTCTAAAAATCATACGAAATAAACAAACTGGACAGTCTGAAGGATACGGATTCGTGGAGTTTAGCTCTCGAGCAACGGCTGAAAAGGTTTTACAGAGCTGTAATGGTTCTCTGATGCCAAATACAGAGCAGCCTTTCCGTCTGAACTGGGCTTCGTTCGGTGTGAATGAAAGACGATCTGATGCTGGCTCTGATCTATCTATATTCGTAGGAGATTTGGCTGCCGATGTTACTGATACAGTGTTGCATGAAACCTTTTCTAGTAAATTTCAATCTGTCAAAGGAGCAAAAGTTGTTATCGATTCGAATACCGGTCGTTCGAAAGGTTACGGTTTCGTTCGGTTCGGTGATGAAAATGAAAGGTCGAGGGCC encodes:
- the LOC108476193 gene encoding polyadenylate-binding protein RBP47B-like, which produces MQSTNGSDLSSKHQKQQPPPPPQPQQPQWMPNQWMGAMQYPAAAMAMMQQQQMMMMYPPHHYMAYNNPHFHYQQQYQQQQLHKQQQGSNSDEVKTIWVGDLLHWMDETYLHSFFSQSGEVSSLKIIRNKQTGQSEGYGFVEFSSRATAEKVLQSCNGSLMPNTEQPFRLNWASFGVNERRSDAGSDLSIFVGDLAADVTDTVLHETFSSKFQSVKGAKVVIDSNTGRSKGYGFVRFGDENERSRAMTEMNGVYCSSRPMRISVATPKKAFGYQQQYYSQGRQASNGAVEQGLHSHNDSNNATIFVGGLDSDVSDDDLRQPFSQFGEIISVKIPPGKGCGFVLFANRKDAEEAIQSLNGTTIGKQTVRLSWGRSIGNKQRRADSGNQWNGGYYRRQGYGGYGYGYGYGYATPPSPGPSMYAAAAAVPSAS